In Oryza sativa Japonica Group chromosome 2, ASM3414082v1, the following are encoded in one genomic region:
- the LOC4329729 gene encoding ent-isokaur-15-ene synthase isoform X2, translating into MMLPMSSACSGGQFPGASPHGIIPKQFSRAPRIRVSIRGMRYLPSATKDLLIYGAAGVEKSLGLGRNAGSQQGMHKNELHDKIRKQLRDVQLQPSSYDTAWVAMVPVQGSHQTPRFPQSIEWILQNQYDDGSWGTNLPGLVVNKDILLCTLACVVALKRWNTGRDHISRGLNFIGRNFSVAMDEQTVAPVGFNITFSGLLSLATRTGLELPVMQTDIDGIIHIRKIELERDAYGTASSRRAFMAYVSEGLGNLQDWNQVMAYQRKNGSIFNSPSATAATIIHGHNYSGLAYLDFVTSKFGGPVPVMYPQNAYSQLCMVDTLERMGISESFACEISDILDMTYRLWMHNEEELMLDMRTCAMAFRLLRMHGYDITSDGMAQFVEQSSFDDSIHGYLNDTKALLELYKSSQLRCLEDDLILEEIGSWSARVLLEKISSKMIHISELPEVEYALKCPVYAILERLEQKRNIEQFKTKEQLKIEGFKLLKSGYRGVIPNDEILALAVDEFHSSQSVYQQELQDLNSWVAHTRLDELKFARLMPSITYFSAAAVLLPSESARIAWTQNCILTTTVDDFFDGEGSKEEMENLVKLIEKWDDHGEIGFSSECVEILFYAVYNTSKQIAEKAMPLQKRNAVDHIAESWWFTVRGMLTEAEWRMDKYVPTTVEEYMSAAVDSFAVGPIITSAALFVGPELSEEVFRSEEYIHLMNLANTIGRLLNDMQTYEKEIKMGKVNSVMLHALSHSGGGRGSPEASMEEAKREMRRVLQGCRFELLRLVTRDAGVVPPPCRKLFWLMSKVLHFVYMEKDRYFTAEGMMASANAVILDPLQVTLPPSDSGTL; encoded by the exons ATGATGCTTCCTATGAGTTCAGCATGCTCAGGAGGACAATTCCCCGGAGCTTCACCTCATGGGATAATACCAAAGCAGTTCAGCAGAGCGCCTCGTATTCGTGTCAGTATAAGAGGTATGAGGTACCTCCCAAGTGCTACAAAAGATCTCTTAATATATG GAGCAGCAGGTGTTGAGAAGAGCCTGGGATTAGGGAGGAATGCGGGAAGCCAGCAAGGCATG CATAAGAATGAACTGCATGACAAGATAAGGAAGCAGCTTAGGGATGTCCAATTACAACCATCTTCATACGACACTGCATGGGTGGCCATGGTGCCAGTGCAGGGCTCTCATCAAACTCCACGCTTTCCGCAATCTATTGAGTGGATACTGCAAAACCAATATGATGATGGATCTTGGGGTACAAACCTGCCAGGTTTGGTAGTCAACAAAGACATTCTTTTGTGTACATTGGCATGTGTTGTTGCACTGAAAAGATGGAATACTGGCCGAGATCACATCAGCAGAG GACTGAATTTTATTGGAAGAAATTTCTCAGTTGCCATGGATGAGCAAACTGTTGCTCCTGTGGGTTTCAACATTACCTTTTCTGGCTTGCTTAGCCTTGCCACTAGAACGGGTTTGGAATTGCCTGTTATGCAAACGGATATTGATGGGATTATTCACATTCGGAAGATCGAATTGGAAAG GGATGCTTATGGTACAGCTTCATCAAGAAGAGCCTTCATGGCATATGTGTCTGAAGGGTTAGGCAACCTACAAGACTGGAATCAGGTAATGGCGTATCAAAGGAAGAATGGATCGATTTTCAACTCGCCTTCTGCAACTGCTGCTACAATAATCCATGGCCACAACTATAGCGGCCTCGCTTACTTGGATTTTGTTACAAGCAAGTTTGGTGGCCCAG TCCCGGTGATGTATCCGCAAAATGCTTATTCACAACTTTGCATGGTGGATACTCTTGAAAGGATGGGTATCTCTGAGAGTTTTGCTTGTGAAATAAGTGATATATTGGACATGACATACAG GTTATGGATGCATAATGAGGAGGAGCTAATGTTGGACATGAGAACATGTGCAATGGCATTTCGCCTATTACGTATGCATGGTTATGACATCACCTCAG ATGGAATGGCTCAATTTGTGGAACAATCCAGCTTTGATGATTCAATTCATGGATATCTAAATGATACTAAGGCTTTGCTTGAGTTGTACAAAAGTTCACAACTTCGTTGCTTGGAAGATGATTTGATTCTAGAAGAAATTGGTTCTTGGTCAGCAAGAGTACTACTGGAAAAAATATCTTCCAAAATGATACACATATCAGAATTACCGGAG GTGGAGTATGCCTTGAAATGCCCAGTCTATGCCATCTTGGAAAGGCTAGAGCAGAAGAGGAACATAGAACAATTCAAGACCAAGGAACAACTAAAAATCGAGGGCTTCAAGCTGCTGAAATCAGGATACCG TGGCGTTATTCCAAATGATGAAATTCTGGCTTTGGCTGTTGACGAATTCCATTCCTCTCAATCTGTCTACCAACAAGAACTCCAAGACCTCAATAG TTGGGTGGCACATACCAGATTGGATGAGCTGAAATTTGCAAGATTAATGCCATCGATAACCTATTTCAGTGCTGCTGCCGTCCTGTTGCCTTCTGAATCAGCCCGCATTGCATGGACCCAGAACTGCATCTTGACGACCACAGTCGATGACTTCTTTGACGGTGAAGGATCAAAAGAAGAAATGGAGAACTTGGTCAAATTAATAGAGAA GTGGGACGACCATGGTGAGATTGGCTTCTCCTCCGAGTGTGTAGAGATTCTATTCTATGCTGTTTACAACACGAGCAAGCAGATTGCGGAAAAGGCCATGCCGCTGCAGAAACGCAATGCCGTGGATCATATCGCCGAATCG TGGTGGTTCACGGTGAGGGGCATGTTGACCGAGGCCGAATGGAGGATGGACAAGTATGTGCCAACAACAGTGGAGGAGTACATGTCAGCTGCCGTGGACTCCTTTGCTGTAGGCCCCATCATCACCTCGGCGGCATTGTTCGTCGGACCAGAGCTCTCGGAAGAGGTTTTCAGGAGCGAGGAGTACATCCACCTAATGAACCTTGCGAACACTATCGGTCGCCTTCTCAATGACATGCAGACATACGAGAAGGAAATCAAAATGGGGAAGGTCAATAGCGTCATGTTGCATGCTCTTTCCCAcagcggcggaggccgcggctCACCGGAGGCATCGATGGAGGAGGccaagagagagatgaggagggTCCTCCAGGGCTGTAGGTTTGAGCTCCTAAGGCTGGTGACTAGGGATGCGGGTGTTGTTCCTCCGCCGTGCAGGAAGCTCTTCTGGCTCATGAGCAAGGTTTTACACTTTGTCTACATGGAAAAGGATAGGTATTTCACGGCAGAGGGGATGATGGCCTCGGCAAATGCGGTGATTCTTGATCCCCTGCAAGTGACACTTCCTCCATCTGATTCGGGAACACTGTGA
- the LOC4329729 gene encoding ent-isokaur-15-ene synthase isoform X1 yields the protein MMLPMSSACSGGQFPGASPHGIIPKQFSRAPRIRVSIRGAAGVEKSLGLGRNAGSQQGMHKNELHDKIRKQLRDVQLQPSSYDTAWVAMVPVQGSHQTPRFPQSIEWILQNQYDDGSWGTNLPGLVVNKDILLCTLACVVALKRWNTGRDHISRGLNFIGRNFSVAMDEQTVAPVGFNITFSGLLSLATRTGLELPVMQTDIDGIIHIRKIELERDAYGTASSRRAFMAYVSEGLGNLQDWNQVMAYQRKNGSIFNSPSATAATIIHGHNYSGLAYLDFVTSKFGGPVPVMYPQNAYSQLCMVDTLERMGISESFACEISDILDMTYRLWMHNEEELMLDMRTCAMAFRLLRMHGYDITSDGMAQFVEQSSFDDSIHGYLNDTKALLELYKSSQLRCLEDDLILEEIGSWSARVLLEKISSKMIHISELPEVEYALKCPVYAILERLEQKRNIEQFKTKEQLKIEGFKLLKSGYRGVIPNDEILALAVDEFHSSQSVYQQELQDLNSWVAHTRLDELKFARLMPSITYFSAAAVLLPSESARIAWTQNCILTTTVDDFFDGEGSKEEMENLVKLIEKWDDHGEIGFSSECVEILFYAVYNTSKQIAEKAMPLQKRNAVDHIAESWWFTVRGMLTEAEWRMDKYVPTTVEEYMSAAVDSFAVGPIITSAALFVGPELSEEVFRSEEYIHLMNLANTIGRLLNDMQTYEKEIKMGKVNSVMLHALSHSGGGRGSPEASMEEAKREMRRVLQGCRFELLRLVTRDAGVVPPPCRKLFWLMSKVLHFVYMEKDRYFTAEGMMASANAVILDPLQVTLPPSDSGTL from the exons ATGATGCTTCCTATGAGTTCAGCATGCTCAGGAGGACAATTCCCCGGAGCTTCACCTCATGGGATAATACCAAAGCAGTTCAGCAGAGCGCCTCGTATTCGTGTCAGTATAAGAG GAGCAGCAGGTGTTGAGAAGAGCCTGGGATTAGGGAGGAATGCGGGAAGCCAGCAAGGCATG CATAAGAATGAACTGCATGACAAGATAAGGAAGCAGCTTAGGGATGTCCAATTACAACCATCTTCATACGACACTGCATGGGTGGCCATGGTGCCAGTGCAGGGCTCTCATCAAACTCCACGCTTTCCGCAATCTATTGAGTGGATACTGCAAAACCAATATGATGATGGATCTTGGGGTACAAACCTGCCAGGTTTGGTAGTCAACAAAGACATTCTTTTGTGTACATTGGCATGTGTTGTTGCACTGAAAAGATGGAATACTGGCCGAGATCACATCAGCAGAG GACTGAATTTTATTGGAAGAAATTTCTCAGTTGCCATGGATGAGCAAACTGTTGCTCCTGTGGGTTTCAACATTACCTTTTCTGGCTTGCTTAGCCTTGCCACTAGAACGGGTTTGGAATTGCCTGTTATGCAAACGGATATTGATGGGATTATTCACATTCGGAAGATCGAATTGGAAAG GGATGCTTATGGTACAGCTTCATCAAGAAGAGCCTTCATGGCATATGTGTCTGAAGGGTTAGGCAACCTACAAGACTGGAATCAGGTAATGGCGTATCAAAGGAAGAATGGATCGATTTTCAACTCGCCTTCTGCAACTGCTGCTACAATAATCCATGGCCACAACTATAGCGGCCTCGCTTACTTGGATTTTGTTACAAGCAAGTTTGGTGGCCCAG TCCCGGTGATGTATCCGCAAAATGCTTATTCACAACTTTGCATGGTGGATACTCTTGAAAGGATGGGTATCTCTGAGAGTTTTGCTTGTGAAATAAGTGATATATTGGACATGACATACAG GTTATGGATGCATAATGAGGAGGAGCTAATGTTGGACATGAGAACATGTGCAATGGCATTTCGCCTATTACGTATGCATGGTTATGACATCACCTCAG ATGGAATGGCTCAATTTGTGGAACAATCCAGCTTTGATGATTCAATTCATGGATATCTAAATGATACTAAGGCTTTGCTTGAGTTGTACAAAAGTTCACAACTTCGTTGCTTGGAAGATGATTTGATTCTAGAAGAAATTGGTTCTTGGTCAGCAAGAGTACTACTGGAAAAAATATCTTCCAAAATGATACACATATCAGAATTACCGGAG GTGGAGTATGCCTTGAAATGCCCAGTCTATGCCATCTTGGAAAGGCTAGAGCAGAAGAGGAACATAGAACAATTCAAGACCAAGGAACAACTAAAAATCGAGGGCTTCAAGCTGCTGAAATCAGGATACCG TGGCGTTATTCCAAATGATGAAATTCTGGCTTTGGCTGTTGACGAATTCCATTCCTCTCAATCTGTCTACCAACAAGAACTCCAAGACCTCAATAG TTGGGTGGCACATACCAGATTGGATGAGCTGAAATTTGCAAGATTAATGCCATCGATAACCTATTTCAGTGCTGCTGCCGTCCTGTTGCCTTCTGAATCAGCCCGCATTGCATGGACCCAGAACTGCATCTTGACGACCACAGTCGATGACTTCTTTGACGGTGAAGGATCAAAAGAAGAAATGGAGAACTTGGTCAAATTAATAGAGAA GTGGGACGACCATGGTGAGATTGGCTTCTCCTCCGAGTGTGTAGAGATTCTATTCTATGCTGTTTACAACACGAGCAAGCAGATTGCGGAAAAGGCCATGCCGCTGCAGAAACGCAATGCCGTGGATCATATCGCCGAATCG TGGTGGTTCACGGTGAGGGGCATGTTGACCGAGGCCGAATGGAGGATGGACAAGTATGTGCCAACAACAGTGGAGGAGTACATGTCAGCTGCCGTGGACTCCTTTGCTGTAGGCCCCATCATCACCTCGGCGGCATTGTTCGTCGGACCAGAGCTCTCGGAAGAGGTTTTCAGGAGCGAGGAGTACATCCACCTAATGAACCTTGCGAACACTATCGGTCGCCTTCTCAATGACATGCAGACATACGAGAAGGAAATCAAAATGGGGAAGGTCAATAGCGTCATGTTGCATGCTCTTTCCCAcagcggcggaggccgcggctCACCGGAGGCATCGATGGAGGAGGccaagagagagatgaggagggTCCTCCAGGGCTGTAGGTTTGAGCTCCTAAGGCTGGTGACTAGGGATGCGGGTGTTGTTCCTCCGCCGTGCAGGAAGCTCTTCTGGCTCATGAGCAAGGTTTTACACTTTGTCTACATGGAAAAGGATAGGTATTTCACGGCAGAGGGGATGATGGCCTCGGCAAATGCGGTGATTCTTGATCCCCTGCAAGTGACACTTCCTCCATCTGATTCGGGAACACTGTGA